One part of the Glycine soja cultivar W05 chromosome 11, ASM419377v2, whole genome shotgun sequence genome encodes these proteins:
- the LOC114373148 gene encoding protein MAIN-LIKE 1-like: protein MSDGFCGTHLQIMVRTRGLGRALDQVTGRGVGRGDRDDSDDAPQRRRPTASARRQRVTVTADHVDEPVIPESDVQDDPMEAPVAVEDIPANIGAKAAEDEHEGFPGGPSDPSMLTLYADHVACSVWTGEERPELKLFSHGRKVHSLGRPVPTIEGLIAGTGLSPLIACSVDTGDRGLLSAFVERWHQETSSFHLPVGELIITLDDVSSLLHLPVIGDLHAFQPLHVDDEVQMLVDLLMVSTESARAETTQCRGPYVRLQWVRDIYERQCQTGHWTAAARAYLLHLLGCTLFANKSATNVHVVYLEALRDLSMTEKYAWGVAALVHMYDQLNDASMSHSRQLGGYITLLQCWIYEHFPSVVESTADQDYDEASPRACRWIATKKTVKSIRTLAYRERLDRLWISDVCWIPYGEHREVRDFHVRSCYFGLLHWGPVAVYYRSERVVWQFGYTQTIPAPPVNSWVSYDDIHDRLMHYEDHIVLVGEVCVVPGACSSDYMDWFFRISHPFMTPGHALDPLPHGHAPQPRVVPQAPQTDIPHVPEPRASSTSTEEPRHAVEVCDDIAERLECHLSLGVVTPGSSTHKVIEECLRLAMNVTQDHLVCVRCRHRRRTDQA from the exons atgagTGATGGATTTTGCGGTactcatttgcagatcatggttaggactAGAGGATTAGGTCGTGCGTTAGATCAAGTCACTGGCAGAGGTGTGGGAAGAGGAGATCGTGATGATtccgatgatgctccacagcgtCGACGGCCTACTGCATCCGCACGGAGGCAGCGAGTCACTGTGACTGCGGATCACGTCGATGAGCCAGTCATCCCTGAGTCAGATGTTCAGGATGACCCGATGGAGGCACCAGTTGCTGTAGAGGACATTCCTGCGAACATAGGCGCAAAGGCTGCTGAGGATGAGCATGAGGGATTTCCGGGTGGTCCGAGCGACCCATCCATGTTGACCCTGTATGCGGATCACGTTGCTTGCAGCGTATGGACgggagag gagcgtCCTGAATTGAAGCTATTCTCTCATGGGAGGAAGGTCCATAGTTTAGGCAGGCCTGTCCCTACCATTGAGGGACTTATTGCTGGTACAGGACTAAGTCCTCTAATCGCGTGTTCGGTAGACACCGGCGATCGGGGACTTTTGTCCGCGTTTGTGGAGCGGTGGCACCAGGAGACGTCTAGTTTCCATCTCCCGGTGGGAGAGCTCATCATCACGTTGGATGACGTCTCCTCGCTTCTCCATCTGCCCGTGATTGGAGACTTACACGCCTTTCAGCCCTTGCACGTGGACGATGAGGTTCAGATGCTGGTCGACTTATTGATGGTCTCTACAGAGTCTGCCAGGGCTGAGACAACCCAGTGTCGTGGACCGTACGTACGCCTGCAATGGGTACGTGATATATATGAGCGCCAATGTCAGACAGGTCATTGGACAGCTGCAGCTCGCGCATATCTTCTCCATCTTCTGGGTTGCACTttgtttgctaacaagagtgcaaccaatGTGCATGTTGTCTACTTGGAGGCCCTTCGTGACCTCAGTATGACAGAGAAGTATGCCTGGGGAGTGGCTGCTCTGGTTCATATGTACGACCAGCTGAACGATGCATCTATGAGCCACAGTCGACAGCTTGGCGGTTACATCACACTATTGCAg TGCTGGATTTACGAGCACTTTCCCTCGGTCGTGGAGTCCACCGCTGATCAGGACTACGACGAGGCTTCCCCGCGTGCATGCAGGTGGATTGCGACAAAGAAGACCGTGAAGAGCATTCGCACGCTGGCATACAGGGAGCGCCTGGACCGACTTTGGATTTCGGATGTCTGTTGGATCCCTTACGGGGAGCATCGGGAGGTCCGGGACTTCCACGTCAGATCATGCTATTTCGGTCTCTTGCATTGGGGGCCTGTTGCTGTTTATTATCGATCGGAGAGGGTCGTGTGGCAGTTTGGCTACACACAGACCATTCCTGCTCCTCCtgtcaattcatgggtctcgtaTGATGATATACACGACAGGTTGATGCACTACGAGGATCATATCGTACTAGTAGGTGAGGTGTGCGTTGTGCCAGGGGCGTGTTCCAGTGACTACATGGACTGGTTCTTCCGCATCTCCCATCCTTTCATGACACCAGGCCACGCATTAGATCCTCTGCCTCATGGTCACGCCCCGCAGCCCCGAGTCGTCCCTCAGGCCCCGCAGACGGATATCCCTCACGTGCCGGAGCCTAGAGCATCATCCACATCTACGGAGGAGcctagacatgcagtg GAAGTTTGTGATGACATTGCTGAGAGGTTGGAGTGCCATCTGAGTCTAGGGGTGGTCACGCCTGGCTCATCGACACATAAGGTGATCGAAGAATGCCTCAGATTGGCCATGAATGTGACACAGGACCATCTAGTATGCGTTAGGTGTAGACACAGGCGGCGCACTGATCAGGCGTAG